The Helianthus annuus cultivar XRQ/B chromosome 16, HanXRQr2.0-SUNRISE, whole genome shotgun sequence genome includes a window with the following:
- the LOC118488173 gene encoding L10-interacting MYB domain-containing protein-like produces MDAYHTNVVDCETSTKKNKPKFLWNNDAFMDFVEACLLETRKGNKPCGHFNKIGWENIEKTMNEKTGKVIDRKQLKNKWDSMKKDWKLYDRLIRLETRISETRSLIEASDEWWEEKIKVNKDFAKFKDANLKIFESHYAPLFRDSVAVGDQTQTPLQFLNDNNPNDVRLEENMEGKGDSDEINIGDDEPVGTNTSCVY; encoded by the exons ATGGATGCTTACCACACAAATGTTGTTGATTGTGAAACGTCAACTAAAAAGAATAAACCAAAATTCTTGTGGAATAATGATGCGTTTATGGACTTTGTAGAAGCTTGCTTGCTTGAAACTAGAAAAGGGAATAAACCGTGTGGTCACTTTAATAAGATTGGGTGGGAGAATATAGAAAAAACCATGAACGAAAAAACCGGCAAAGTCATTGATAGAAAACAACTTAAAAACAAATGGGACTCCATGAAAAAAGATTGGAAGCTTTATGACCGCTTAATAAGGCTTGAAACTAGGATCAGTGAGACGAGAAGCTTAATCGAGGCATCGGATGAGTGGTGGGAGGAGAAAATAAAG GTAAATAAAGACTTTGCCAAATTTAAGGATGCAAATTTGAAAATATTCGAGTCGCATTATGCTCCTTTATTTCGGGATTCTGTTGCTGTTGGGGATCAGACTCAGACGCCGCTACAATTTTTAAATGACAACAATCCGAACGATGTTCGACTCGAGGAAAACATGGAGGGGAAAGGTGACAGTGACGAAATTAATATAGGTGATGATGAGCCGGTCGGAACAAACACGTCATGTGTCTATTGA